Proteins encoded in a region of the Neodiprion lecontei isolate iyNeoLeco1 chromosome 5, iyNeoLeco1.1, whole genome shotgun sequence genome:
- the LOC107219144 gene encoding uncharacterized protein LOC107219144 isoform X1, with protein sequence MRGYEIFSRPKIPCKEPLPPCRCRRNTTSLFDLIKRPLDWFLCTPLKVPNSGLFLNAPSDFPNGHGYFVFILLPLDSQIPIPHFEWHDISSPKSKEESCSSTPSVMHSCERKCCQPQLSPSLDSCPRPRSRNPCGSKEETNPPEKSHGEFTFCGEYTEGFEYFKENPGCDCSPCRIRRILEGPLTKEKETAEGAKHEKNNSHLRICDCGPCRVRRTLEKPIC encoded by the exons ATGAGAGggtacgaaattttttcacgtccTAAAATACCGTGCAAAGAACCACTCCCTCCTTGTCGATGCAGAAGAAATACAACTTCGCTGTTTGATCTAATCAAACGTCCCCTCGACTGGTTCCTCTGCACACCACTGAAGGTTCCAAATTCCGGATTATTCCTAAACGCACCATCGGACTTTCCAAACGGGCACGGTTATTTTGTCTTCATTTTGTTACCGTTGGATTCACAGATCCCCATTCCGCATTTCGAGTGGCATGATATCAGCAGCCCAAAATCCAAGGAAGAATCGTGCAGCTCAACACCATCCGTAATGCATTCGTGCGAAAGGAAATGTTGCCAGCCGCAACTCTCGCCAAGCCTTGACTCCTGTCCTCGTCCGCGTTCTCGCAATCCTTGCGGTTCGAAAGAAGAGACAAATCCTCCTGAGAAATCACACGGCGAATTCACCTTCTGCGGTGAATACACG GAAGGATTTGAGTACTTCAAAGAAAATCCGGGCTGTGATTGCAGTCCCTGTCGGATCAGACGCATCCTCGAAGGTCCATTGACcaaggaaaaagaaacagcCGAGGGTGCTAAGcacgagaaaaataattcccacTTGAGGATATGTGATTGTGGACCTTGTCGAGTGCGTCGCACCTTGGAGAAGCCAATTTGTTGA
- the LOC107219144 gene encoding sperm mitochondrial-associated cysteine-rich protein-like isoform X2, translated as MVDTTKSLWSRIMEGGSDNLLNIGGEKRTCPYDRKSCTTKLMDGNAKHESNKSSAAQCHPGCPEPKRPLQPEEFCPDIGKPKPPECCFIRMQDPCAPCCCPPPPQCEDECHRGPKRDPICGCDLCKKKQCPDGKCCGPKEPSCHKGVKDPNNLEKA; from the exons ATGGTTGATACAACGAAAAGTCTGTGGTCCAGGATAATGGAGGGAGGAAGCG ACAACTTGCTTAACATTGGTGGTGAAAAACGTACCTGTCCCTACGACCGAAAGAGCTGTACTACCAAGTTAATGGACGGCAACGCCAAGCATGAATCCAACAAAAGTTCGGCGGCGCAGTGTCATCCTGGATGTCCGGAGCCCAAGAGACCTTTGCAGCCCGAAGAGTTTTGCCCGGATATCGGCAAACCGAAGCCGCCAGAGTGCTGCTTTATCCGTATGCAG GATCCTTGCGCGCCATGCTGCTGTCCGCCTCCTCCGCAATGCGAAGATGAGTGTCACCGCGGACCAAAGAGGGATCCGATTTGCGGCTGCGATTTGTGCAAGAAGAAACAATGCCCAGATGGGAAATGTTGCGGTCCGAAAGAACCGAGCTGCCACAAAGGTGTCAAAGATCCGAACAACCTCGAGAAAGCTTGA